In Stutzerimonas stutzeri, a genomic segment contains:
- a CDS encoding helix-turn-helix domain-containing protein, with protein sequence MSIAQRVFHGKFGRVALLDMDKPLVTHSHHECHVLVKAAGADTFFNVNGRQVPLTDRSAVLVNAWQPHYYDFQQGAEHTQIMALYIEPAWLADAQQSLALSGHPEFFSQPCIELSGKNRAMADRLIAEAYSSGLVPLERIEFLLFDFLIELIEDFSQWQHLRRLGLPPRQGFADARIRRACEYLQTHLDDPDCIANAALAGGLSRAHFFTLFRQNTGMTPMLMLNDARMRQAFSWLERERSGTLGKLAENLGFSEQGHFTRFFQQHIGASPSQYRRVVDSYPSDLPK encoded by the coding sequence ATGTCCATTGCCCAACGTGTATTTCATGGAAAGTTCGGCCGGGTTGCGCTCCTCGACATGGATAAACCACTGGTCACCCACTCGCATCACGAATGCCATGTTCTGGTGAAGGCAGCCGGTGCGGATACCTTTTTCAACGTGAACGGCCGCCAGGTCCCGCTCACCGACCGCAGTGCAGTGTTGGTCAACGCCTGGCAGCCGCACTATTACGATTTCCAGCAGGGCGCTGAACACACACAGATCATGGCCCTCTACATCGAACCGGCGTGGCTGGCGGACGCTCAGCAATCATTGGCGCTCAGCGGCCATCCCGAGTTCTTCTCCCAGCCGTGTATCGAGCTCAGTGGCAAGAACCGTGCGATGGCCGACCGGCTGATCGCCGAGGCCTACTCGTCCGGCCTCGTTCCACTGGAGCGTATCGAGTTTCTACTGTTCGACTTTCTGATCGAACTGATTGAGGACTTTTCTCAATGGCAACACCTTCGCCGATTGGGATTGCCGCCTCGACAAGGGTTCGCCGATGCGCGCATCCGCCGAGCCTGCGAATACCTGCAGACACACCTGGACGACCCCGATTGCATCGCCAACGCCGCGTTGGCTGGCGGCTTGTCGCGTGCACATTTTTTTACCTTGTTCCGGCAGAACACCGGTATGACGCCCATGCTGATGCTCAACGATGCACGCATGCGGCAAGCCTTCTCCTGGCTGGAACGCGAACGAAGCGGAACGCTCGGTAAACTCGCCGAGAATCTTGGGTTTTCCGAGCAAGGGCATTTCACGCGATTCTTTCAACAACACATCGGTGCCTCGCCGAGCCAATACCGCCGGGTCGTGGACAGTTACCCGTCCGATCTACCCAAGTAA
- a CDS encoding DUF4198 domain-containing protein, which produces MNKQHAKIAAALMTIMMAAQASAHGMWTEERRGNIEVIYGHGAEDDAYDAKKISGAWATDLHGGRIPVTVERLDDHARLQPVKPPAVIAVALDNGYWTQAPDKKWVNAGETQVPGALDSGRYYKYSLALLEEGAKLPALDKLKLVIVPQVDPLALAMGDALPVQVLVDGEPAEGIELIGDYINDPEQVVATTDAQGKAVVPVRNREFNVIGASTNVPSKDPDARVRGMFTSLSFGKAHHHH; this is translated from the coding sequence ATGAACAAGCAACACGCAAAAATCGCCGCTGCGTTGATGACCATAATGATGGCTGCACAGGCCTCGGCTCATGGGATGTGGACCGAGGAGCGCCGCGGCAATATCGAGGTCATTTACGGCCATGGCGCCGAAGACGACGCCTATGACGCCAAGAAAATCTCCGGCGCCTGGGCAACCGATCTGCACGGTGGGCGCATTCCGGTCACGGTCGAACGCCTCGACGATCATGCACGTCTGCAACCGGTAAAGCCGCCAGCGGTAATCGCCGTCGCGCTGGACAATGGCTACTGGACGCAAGCGCCGGACAAGAAATGGGTCAACGCCGGTGAGACCCAGGTACCTGGCGCGCTGGACTCCGGACGCTATTACAAATACAGCCTGGCGCTGCTCGAAGAGGGCGCGAAGTTGCCGGCGCTGGACAAGCTCAAGCTGGTGATCGTGCCCCAGGTCGATCCGTTAGCCCTGGCCATGGGCGATGCGTTGCCCGTACAAGTGCTCGTCGATGGCGAACCCGCCGAAGGCATCGAGCTGATCGGCGATTACATCAACGATCCGGAACAGGTCGTTGCGACCACCGACGCGCAGGGCAAGGCTGTCGTTCCGGTACGCAACCGGGAGTTCAACGTAATTGGCGCATCGACGAACGTTCCCAGCAAAGACCCGGACGCTCGCGTTCGCGGCATGTTCACCTCGCTGAGCTTCGGCAAAGCGCATCATCACCACTGA
- a CDS encoding TonB-dependent siderophore receptor has translation MSNSKVSTGLVGIAAMAGLAAMPAWAQEAETAVLEEVVVTADREEEDARGYRTRRSTSATKTNSPLEEVPQAVSVIPATVLDDLDSPRIEKALDYAGGVARQNDFGGLTMYEYSIRGLTTSEFYKDGFSVNRGYMNPQDPSNVERIDVLKGPASSLYGRGDPGGTINIVSKRPEYDRFARLDLSAGRWDRYRSSLDVNTPLEEDGKMLYRMNLAVEDNKSFRDYRSSERQFIAPAFSWELTPQTRLLIQAELIRSSQVFDRGVAAPGDRLGSVSRSTFLGEPGDGDIRNNNESLQAELEHDLNTSWTVRLASHYKQGRLSGGATEAISFADARTINREYRYRDFDWQDSITQLELRGLVYTGSVEHNLLIGTEYERYAKSEQLLRSQPISQIDIYEPVYGQPRPSFSVGPDGRSTDRHELVYSRSLNLQDQMRFSEKLFGVIGARYDHYEHRLDDEVAGTRAEQTHEKVTPRIGALYQLTPEIGVFANASQSFKPNSGADASGAAFDPEEGVGYEAGFKLDLLDSRLGMTIAAFHLTKENVLTADPAPGSTTQIAAGEVRSRGIDLQLTGQLTDEIRVIGAYAYVDAEITKATEGSTPAVGSRLLNVPEHSGSLLGVYEFLDGGLRGLELGGGVNYVGERSGNVSDSGFELPGYTTVDLLARYKATQDLTLGVNLNNAFDRTYYERSYSNVWVMPGDPRNLSLSLSLNL, from the coding sequence ATGAGCAACAGCAAGGTTTCAACGGGACTTGTCGGCATTGCGGCGATGGCAGGCCTGGCCGCCATGCCGGCGTGGGCGCAAGAGGCGGAAACCGCCGTCCTCGAAGAGGTGGTGGTCACAGCGGATCGAGAAGAGGAAGACGCCCGGGGCTATCGCACTCGGCGTTCGACCAGTGCAACCAAAACGAACAGCCCGCTGGAGGAGGTCCCACAGGCGGTCAGCGTCATTCCCGCCACGGTTCTCGACGACCTCGACAGCCCGCGGATCGAGAAGGCGCTGGATTACGCAGGAGGCGTGGCGCGCCAGAACGACTTCGGCGGCTTGACAATGTACGAGTACAGCATCCGGGGTCTCACCACCTCGGAGTTCTACAAGGACGGCTTCAGCGTCAACCGCGGCTACATGAATCCCCAGGATCCATCTAACGTTGAGCGCATCGACGTACTCAAGGGGCCGGCGTCCAGCCTATACGGCCGTGGCGACCCAGGCGGCACCATCAATATCGTCAGCAAACGCCCGGAATACGATCGGTTCGCCCGTCTGGATCTGAGCGCTGGTCGCTGGGATCGCTACCGCAGCAGCCTGGACGTGAATACGCCACTGGAGGAAGACGGCAAGATGCTCTACCGCATGAACCTCGCGGTGGAAGACAACAAGAGTTTTCGCGATTACCGCTCCAGCGAACGCCAGTTCATCGCGCCTGCATTCAGCTGGGAACTGACGCCGCAGACTCGCCTGTTGATCCAAGCCGAGCTAATCCGCAGCAGCCAGGTGTTTGACCGCGGCGTGGCGGCGCCGGGGGACCGGCTCGGCAGCGTGTCACGCTCGACGTTCCTGGGTGAGCCTGGCGACGGGGATATTCGCAATAACAATGAGAGCTTGCAGGCCGAGCTCGAGCACGACCTGAACACCAGCTGGACGGTTCGGCTTGCCAGTCACTACAAGCAGGGGCGTCTGAGCGGTGGCGCCACCGAGGCGATCAGCTTCGCCGATGCCCGTACGATTAACCGTGAGTACCGCTATCGCGATTTCGATTGGCAGGACAGCATCACCCAGCTCGAATTACGTGGCCTGGTCTATACCGGCAGCGTCGAGCACAACTTGCTGATCGGCACGGAATACGAGCGCTACGCCAAGAGTGAGCAACTGCTGCGTTCCCAGCCGATTTCGCAGATCGACATATACGAGCCGGTCTACGGGCAACCACGACCGTCGTTCAGCGTGGGCCCTGATGGGCGCAGCACCGATCGCCACGAGCTGGTTTATTCCCGCTCGCTGAACCTGCAGGACCAGATGCGCTTCAGCGAAAAGCTCTTTGGTGTTATCGGCGCACGTTACGACCATTACGAGCATCGGCTGGACGATGAAGTAGCCGGCACCCGCGCCGAGCAGACCCATGAAAAGGTCACGCCGCGCATTGGCGCGCTCTACCAGCTCACGCCCGAGATCGGCGTATTCGCTAACGCCTCGCAGTCATTCAAGCCCAACAGTGGCGCGGATGCGTCGGGTGCTGCATTCGACCCGGAAGAAGGCGTCGGCTACGAAGCGGGCTTCAAGCTGGATCTGCTCGACAGCCGCCTAGGCATGACCATCGCTGCCTTCCACCTAACGAAGGAGAACGTACTCACTGCGGACCCTGCCCCCGGTTCGACGACGCAGATCGCCGCCGGCGAGGTCCGTAGCCGCGGGATCGACCTGCAGCTGACCGGTCAGCTGACAGACGAGATTCGGGTAATCGGTGCCTATGCCTACGTGGACGCCGAGATCACCAAGGCCACCGAGGGATCCACCCCTGCGGTTGGTAGCCGTCTGCTCAACGTGCCCGAACACAGCGGCAGCCTGCTTGGCGTGTACGAATTCCTCGACGGCGGCTTGCGAGGTTTGGAGCTCGGTGGTGGCGTGAACTACGTCGGCGAGCGCTCCGGCAATGTGTCGGACAGCGGCTTCGAACTGCCGGGTTACACCACGGTGGACCTACTCGCGCGCTACAAGGCCACGCAGGATCTGACCCTGGGCGTAAACCTCAACAACGCCTTCGATCGTACCTACTACGAGCGCTCCTACAGCAACGTCTGGGTGATGCCGGGCGACCCGCGCAACCTCAGTTTAAGCCTGTCGCTGAATTTGTAA
- a CDS encoding GGDEF domain-containing protein → MQNSKKRPVIWALLISSVKPRLEEGVRGEPMTACACVTAPRWPATVLVICHPARAIDKQSRPFCNALVVMFSSVCIEGSPLHLSSFEIVETSVDCYLDTLCDLARRLLSVDTVLLSIFGDELEGLAAGMTLKGVGDNDRIARWLRSELKDGALVIADGAVDDRLANSPFTAPGHSVRFFAGQPLIVAGRRIGAFCLLDSKARSPDALSIDHLQQWVHLAEGYIRVSSQKAQIAELREALRHEQRRAMIDPLTGAWNRLGLTRLFDVIRSNLPKNHEVAIAYCDLDNFKRINERYGHATGDEALKLTAQAMTSVLREGDILCRLGGEEFVVLAPVRSESEITSIAESLRSAVCSASVSFPSRLSISIGTSVLSAGEMLREGLHRADVALLLAKAAGKNRVIAAAT, encoded by the coding sequence ATGCAAAACAGCAAAAAGCGCCCAGTGATCTGGGCGCTTTTGATTTCATCAGTTAAGCCGCGTCTGGAAGAAGGTGTGCGCGGCGAGCCTATGACTGCTTGCGCTTGCGTCACCGCACCGAGGTGGCCCGCCACCGTTCTGGTGATCTGCCATCCCGCACGTGCCATCGATAAACAAAGCCGCCCTTTTTGTAACGCATTGGTTGTTATGTTTTCATCAGTTTGTATCGAGGGAAGTCCGCTTCATCTTTCCTCATTCGAGATCGTCGAAACGTCGGTGGACTGTTATCTGGATACGCTTTGCGATCTGGCAAGGCGCCTGCTGTCGGTCGATACGGTATTGCTTTCAATCTTCGGTGACGAGCTGGAGGGGTTGGCGGCAGGGATGACGCTCAAAGGCGTTGGCGACAACGACAGAATCGCCAGATGGCTGCGGAGCGAGCTGAAGGATGGAGCGCTCGTGATCGCTGATGGCGCGGTTGACGATCGTTTAGCCAATAGCCCGTTCACGGCGCCAGGCCACAGCGTTCGCTTTTTTGCGGGGCAGCCGCTCATCGTCGCCGGTCGCCGTATCGGCGCATTCTGCCTGCTCGATTCGAAGGCACGGAGCCCGGACGCCCTGAGCATCGATCATCTGCAGCAGTGGGTGCATCTGGCGGAAGGTTACATTCGGGTGTCCAGCCAAAAAGCACAGATTGCCGAGCTTCGTGAAGCGCTTCGACACGAGCAGCGCCGCGCCATGATCGACCCATTGACGGGCGCCTGGAACCGCCTGGGCTTGACGCGATTGTTCGACGTCATTCGTTCGAACCTGCCGAAAAACCACGAGGTCGCTATTGCGTACTGCGATTTGGACAACTTCAAAAGGATCAACGAACGGTACGGTCATGCCACCGGAGATGAAGCGCTGAAGCTGACAGCGCAAGCGATGACCAGCGTGTTGCGTGAAGGAGACATCCTCTGTCGGTTGGGGGGCGAAGAGTTCGTGGTATTGGCGCCGGTGAGGAGCGAGAGTGAGATTACGTCCATCGCCGAAAGTCTTCGTAGTGCGGTATGCAGCGCATCGGTGAGTTTTCCGTCGCGCTTGTCAATCAGCATCGGAACTTCGGTGCTGAGCGCAGGCGAGATGCTTCGAGAGGGGCTTCATCGAGCAGATGTCGCCTTGTTGCTCGCCAAGGCGGCAGGCAAGAATAGAGTTATCGCCGCTGCTACGTAG